The Echinicola rosea genome has a segment encoding these proteins:
- the sufC gene encoding Fe-S cluster assembly ATPase SufC, which yields MLSIKNLHASIEGTPILKGINLEIKAGEVHAIMGPNGSGKSTLASVLAGREEYEVTDGEVTFNGKDLLDMNPEDRAREGVFLAFQYPVEIPGVSTTNFLRTAVNQVREYRGKEALDAVKFLSLMKEKMKLVEIDQKLMSRALNEGFSGGEKKRNEIFQMAMLEPTLSILDETDSGLDIDALKIVSNGVNELKSPDNATIVVTHYQRLLDYIVPDYVHVLYNGRIVKSGSKELALDLEENGYDWIKADVDGASV from the coding sequence ATGTTATCCATAAAAAATCTACACGCATCTATCGAAGGGACGCCAATCCTGAAAGGAATCAACCTCGAAATTAAAGCAGGTGAAGTCCATGCCATCATGGGACCCAATGGTTCTGGAAAATCAACATTGGCATCAGTATTGGCAGGAAGAGAAGAATATGAAGTGACCGATGGTGAAGTGACTTTCAATGGCAAGGATTTGCTTGACATGAATCCTGAAGACAGGGCCAGAGAAGGCGTCTTTTTGGCATTTCAATATCCGGTAGAAATCCCAGGTGTGAGCACCACTAATTTTCTTCGTACTGCGGTAAACCAAGTGCGGGAATACCGAGGCAAAGAAGCTTTGGATGCTGTAAAGTTCCTTTCACTGATGAAGGAAAAAATGAAGTTGGTCGAAATCGATCAAAAATTAATGAGCCGTGCCCTGAACGAAGGCTTTTCAGGTGGCGAGAAGAAAAGAAACGAAATCTTCCAAATGGCCATGTTAGAGCCCACCCTTTCTATTTTGGACGAAACCGATTCAGGCTTGGACATTGATGCCCTCAAAATCGTTTCCAATGGCGTCAATGAACTCAAGTCACCAGACAATGCCACCATCGTCGTAACGCACTATCAACGACTGTTGGACTACATCGTTCCTGATTATGTCCATGTACTTTATAACGGTAGAATCGTAAAATCCGGTTCTAAGGAGCTGGCATTGGATCTTGAAGAAAATGGATATGACTGGATCAAAGCGGATGTGGACGGAGCTTCTGTCTAA
- the sufB gene encoding Fe-S cluster assembly protein SufB yields MSKDNEILEEFTSKEYEHGWSVDFEADEAPAGLNEEIIRWISAKKEEPTWLLEWRLKAFRTWQNMTEPEWANVHYPKVDFQALKYYSAPKQKSKPKSLDEVDPELLQIYERLGISLNEQKKLQGIAVDAVLDSVSVGTTFKDTLSKLGIIFCSFSEAVHEHPELVKQYLGSVVPMTDNYYAALNSAVFSDGSFCYIPKGVRCPMELSTYFRINAANTGQFERTLIVAEDESYVSYLEGCTAPQRDENQLHAAVVEIYAAKDAEVKYSTVQNWFPGDKDGKGGIYNFVTKRGICAGDNSKISWTQVETGSAVTWKYPSCILKGDNSVGEFYSVAVTNNYQQADTGTKMIHIGKNTKSRIVSKGISAGHSQNSYRGQVQVMKRAKNSRNFSQCDSLLMGDRCGAHTFPYIDIQNPTAKVEHEATTSKIGEDQIFYCNQRGIDSEDAVALIVNGYAKEVLNQLPMEFAVEAQKLLALTLEGSVG; encoded by the coding sequence ATGAGCAAAGACAACGAAATTTTAGAGGAATTCACCTCAAAAGAATATGAACACGGCTGGTCTGTTGATTTTGAAGCGGATGAAGCTCCTGCCGGTTTGAACGAAGAAATTATCCGTTGGATTTCTGCCAAGAAAGAGGAGCCCACTTGGCTGCTCGAATGGAGGCTCAAGGCTTTCCGTACATGGCAAAATATGACTGAGCCTGAATGGGCAAATGTCCATTACCCCAAAGTAGATTTCCAAGCCTTAAAGTACTATTCTGCACCCAAGCAGAAAAGCAAGCCCAAGAGCTTGGATGAGGTTGACCCTGAATTGCTGCAAATTTATGAAAGACTCGGTATCAGCCTCAATGAGCAAAAGAAGCTGCAAGGCATAGCAGTAGATGCCGTACTGGATTCAGTATCAGTCGGTACTACCTTTAAAGATACATTAAGTAAACTTGGTATCATTTTCTGTTCTTTCAGTGAAGCTGTTCATGAACATCCTGAACTGGTAAAGCAGTACCTCGGTTCGGTGGTACCAATGACTGATAACTATTACGCAGCACTAAATTCAGCTGTATTCTCAGATGGCTCTTTTTGCTATATTCCAAAAGGCGTCAGATGCCCAATGGAGCTTTCCACATACTTTAGGATCAACGCTGCCAACACAGGTCAGTTCGAAAGAACCTTGATCGTGGCCGAAGATGAATCCTATGTTTCCTACTTGGAGGGATGTACAGCTCCTCAGCGGGATGAAAACCAACTGCACGCTGCAGTGGTAGAAATTTATGCTGCCAAAGATGCTGAAGTTAAATATTCTACCGTCCAAAACTGGTTCCCTGGGGACAAGGATGGCAAAGGCGGTATCTATAACTTTGTCACCAAAAGAGGTATTTGCGCTGGCGACAATTCCAAGATTTCCTGGACGCAGGTAGAGACCGGTTCGGCTGTGACTTGGAAGTATCCATCGTGTATCCTTAAAGGAGATAATTCTGTTGGTGAATTTTATTCCGTAGCGGTAACTAACAATTATCAGCAAGCTGATACGGGCACCAAAATGATCCATATTGGAAAAAACACCAAATCTAGGATCGTGTCTAAGGGTATCTCAGCAGGGCATAGCCAAAACTCATATAGAGGTCAGGTCCAAGTGATGAAAAGGGCAAAAAATTCCCGAAACTTTTCACAGTGCGACTCCCTCCTAATGGGTGATCGATGCGGAGCGCATACGTTCCCATACATTGACATCCAAAACCCTACTGCCAAAGTAGAGCACGAAGCCACTACTTCCAAGATCGGTGAAGACCAGATTTTCTACTGTAACCAACGTGGAATCGACAGTGAAGATGCAGTAGCCCTTATCGTAAATGGCTACGCCAAAGAGGTATTGAACCAACTTCCGATGGAATTTGCAGTGGAAGCCCAAAAGCTCCTGGCTTTGACCTTGGAAGGCAGCGTGGGATAA
- a CDS encoding Lrp/AsnC ligand binding domain-containing protein, protein MDKNLDIDNVDLKIISLLNEDAKTPYTEIAKKVYVSSGTVHVRMRKLEDMGIVKSATLNIDFSKLGYDISAYLGIYLEKSSLYDNVIEKLKEISEVVNAYYTTGNYSIFAKIICKDTNHLRDVLNKIQKVDGIDRTETLIVLEESINRPIQLFEQDAK, encoded by the coding sequence ATGGATAAAAATTTAGATATTGACAATGTTGATTTAAAGATCATCTCATTACTTAATGAAGACGCAAAAACCCCCTATACGGAGATTGCAAAGAAGGTTTACGTTTCTTCTGGTACTGTTCATGTGAGGATGCGTAAGTTGGAAGATATGGGAATTGTCAAAAGCGCCACCCTTAACATCGATTTTTCAAAATTGGGTTACGACATTTCAGCATATCTAGGGATTTACCTTGAAAAAAGCTCACTTTATGACAATGTAATCGAAAAGCTCAAGGAAATTTCTGAGGTAGTAAATGCGTATTATACTACCGGAAATTACAGCATCTTTGCTAAAATCATATGCAAGGACACCAACCATCTGCGGGATGTCCTTAACAAAATCCAAAAAGTAGATGGTATCGATAGAACAGAAACCTTGATAGTATTAGAGGAAAGCATAAATCGACCCATACAGCTTTTTGAGCAAGACGCTAAGTAA